The following nucleotide sequence is from Azoarcus sp. CIB.
AACGACACGCTGTTCTACAACATCCAGTACGGCCGCCCCGACGCGAGCCGCGCCGAAGTCGAGGCCGCCGCGCGCGCCGCGCAGCTCATCGACTTCATCGCGCGCCTGCCCGACGGCTGGGAGACGCGCGTCGGCGAGCGCGGGCTAAAGCTCTCCGGCGGCGAGAAGCAGCGCGTCGCCATCGCCCGCGCGCTGCTGAAGAACCCGGCCATCCTGATCTTCGACGAGGCCACCTCGGCGCTCGATTCCAAGACCGAGAAGGCGATCCAGGCCCAGCTCGACCTCGCCGCCGAAGGGCGCACCGCGCTCGTGATCGCGCATCGGCTCTCCACCATCATGAACGCCGACGAGATCATCGTGCTCGACCAAGGCCGCATCGTCGAGCGCGGCACGCATGCCGAACTGCTCGCGCGCGGCGCCGACTATGCCCGCATGTGGGCCCTGCAGCAGCAGGAACGCGAGGAGGCGCAACTGGCGGACTCCAGTCCGTAAGCCCGGCGCTGCGCGCACCCCGCAGGCAGTGTTGTCCGCAGGTTCTGGGGGCGCACCGATCCGATACACTTACGGCATACGACAAGACAAGATCCGTTAATGGACGCGCACGACGCACCCGCCTTCCTTCACGAAGTCATCCTCTTCCTCGCGCTCGCCGGCGTGCTGATCCCGCTGCTGCAGCGGCGCAGCATCAATCCGGTGCTCGGTTTCCTCACGGTCGGGATGATCGTCGGCCCCTTCGGCCTCGGCCAGCACACGGATGCCTCGCCGTGGCTGCGCTACCTGACCTTCTCGCGCCAGGAAGACGTCGCTGTGTTCGCCGAATTCGGCGTGATCTTCCTGATGTTCATGATCGGGCTGGAGATGTCCATCGACCGCCTGTGGGCGATGCGCCGCCTCGTGTTCGGCCTGGGGCACCTGCAGGTCGGCCTGTCGGCACTCACGATCGGCGGCATCGCCTACGCGTTCGGCAACAGCATCGAATCGTCCGTCGTGCTCGGCGTGGTGCTGTCCTTCTCCTCGACCGCCGTCGTCATGCAGCTGCTCACGCAGCGCCGCGAGCTCGGCACCCCGCTCGGCCAGGCGACCTTCTCGGTGCTGCTGTTCCAGGATCTCGCGGTCGTGCCGTTGCTGGTCCTGGTCACGGTGCTGGGCCAGAAATCGGGGGACAGCGTCGCGGCGCTGATGGCCATCGCCGCCCTCAAGGGCGTCATCACCGTCGGCCTGATCTACTTCATCGGCAGCCGCGTCGTGCGCCCGCTCTTCCACCAGATCGCCGCGAGCCGCCAGTCCGAGTCCTTCATGGCGGTGACGCTGCTGACGACCCTCGGCGTCGCCGTGCTCACGCGCGCGGCCGGCCTGTCGATGGAGATGGGAGCGCTCCTCGCCGGCCTGCTGATCGCCGAGACGGAGTTCCGCCACGAGGTCGAGGTCACGATCGAGCCCTTCAAGGGCCTGCTGATGGGCGTGTTCTTCATGTCCGTCGGCATGGGCATCGACATCAGCGCAATCCTCGCCCAGCCGCTGCTGCTGCCGCTGTCGGTGATCGGCGTGCTCGCGATCAAGGCGCTGATCCTGATCGTGCTGTTCCGCCTCTTCGGCCTGTCCTGGGGCCGCGCGACCGAGGGCGGCATCATGCTCGGCCAGGGCGGCGAGTTCGCCTTCATCGTCATCGGCATGGCGCTCGGCCTCGAGCTGCTCGATCCGCAGGTCGGCCACTTCATGCTGCTGGTCGTCGGCCTGTCGATGCTCATCACGCCCTCGCTCACCCTGCTCGGGCGCAAGCTCGGCAACAGCATCGACGCGCGCGTCGGCAAACCCGTCTTCGAGGAAGAGCGGCAGCTCGAACAGCTCAGCGGCCACGTGATCATCGCCGGCTACGGGCGCGTCGGCCGGCTCATCGGCGAATTGCTGTCCGAACAGGGCATCCCCTACCTCGCGCTGGAATCCGATGCGAAGCTCGTCAAGCAGATGCGGGCGGAGAACGCCCCGGTGTATTTCGGCGACGCCAGCCGCCCGGAGCTGCTGCGCCGCCTGCACCTCGAACGCGCAGTCGCGGTCGTGCTGACGATGGACCGCACCGCCGCCGCGCTGCATGCCGTCAAGGGCATCCGCGCCACCTCGCCCAACATCCGCATCGCCGCCCGCGCGCGCGACGAGGCCCACGCGCAGGCCCTGCGCGACGCCGGCGCGACGGTCGTGATTCCCGAGACGCTGGAATCGGGCCTGCAACTCGCCGGCTCGGTGTTCGAGACGCTGGGCGTCCCCGGCGACGTCGCAACCCGCCTGCTCGATCAGGAACGCGCGCGCCGCATCGCCGTGTTCCGCACCAGCTGATCGCCCGGCCGGAGGAAGCCGCCATGCCCACCCTCGCCCTCATCGCCACCGGCGGCACCATCGCCGGCGCCGCCGCATCCGCGACCGACACCACCGGCTACACCGCCGGCGCGCTCGGCGCGGACGCGCTGCTTGCCGCCGTGCCGCAACTCGCAGGGATTGCAGGGATCCGCGCGGAGCAGCTGTTCAGCCTCGACAGCAAAAACATGGCGCCCGCGCACTGGCTGGTCCTCGGCCGGCGCGTGCAGACCCTGCTCGACGACGACGCCATCGACGGCGTCGTCATCACGCACGGCACCGACACACTGGAAGAGACCGCTGCCTTCCTGGCCCTGACGCACGCCAGCGCCAAACCCGTGGTCCTCACCGCCGCGATGCGCCCCGCGACCGCGCTGTCGGCGGACGGCCCGATGAACCTCTACAGCGCCGCCTGCGTCGCCGCCCACGCGGACAGCGCCGGCCGGGGTGTGCTCGTCAGTTTCGGCGACGCGATCTATCCCGCCCTCGGCGTGCGCAAACGCGAAACCCACCGCCTGGATGCCTTCGGCGGCGCCAGCGCCGGTGCGATCGGCCGCACCGACCCGCTGCGCTACTTCGCGCCTCCTGCGGCCGCGCCCCGACCGCTCATCGCACTCGCGCCGGATCTCGCCGAACTGCCCCGAGTCGACGTCCTCTACATCGGCGCCGGCACGCCGCCCGGACTCCCCGACCTGTTGATCGCGGACGGCGCACGCGGCCTCGTGCTCGCGCTGCCCGGTAACGGCAGCCTGCCCTCGGCATGGGAGCCCCCCGTCGCCGCTGCCGTCGCACGCGGCATCCCGGTGATCCGCGCCTCCCGCGTAGGCATGGGGCCGATCGGCCGCAAGGCCATGGATGATCGCCTCGGCACGCATCCCGCCGGCGAACTGCCCGCGTCGCAGGCCCGCGTCGCGCTGATGCTGGCGCTCGCGGGCGGCGACGCGACAGCGCTCGACCGCCTGCTGGCGGACGACTACATT
It contains:
- a CDS encoding cation:proton antiporter; translated protein: MDAHDAPAFLHEVILFLALAGVLIPLLQRRSINPVLGFLTVGMIVGPFGLGQHTDASPWLRYLTFSRQEDVAVFAEFGVIFLMFMIGLEMSIDRLWAMRRLVFGLGHLQVGLSALTIGGIAYAFGNSIESSVVLGVVLSFSSTAVVMQLLTQRRELGTPLGQATFSVLLFQDLAVVPLLVLVTVLGQKSGDSVAALMAIAALKGVITVGLIYFIGSRVVRPLFHQIAASRQSESFMAVTLLTTLGVAVLTRAAGLSMEMGALLAGLLIAETEFRHEVEVTIEPFKGLLMGVFFMSVGMGIDISAILAQPLLLPLSVIGVLAIKALILIVLFRLFGLSWGRATEGGIMLGQGGEFAFIVIGMALGLELLDPQVGHFMLLVVGLSMLITPSLTLLGRKLGNSIDARVGKPVFEEERQLEQLSGHVIIAGYGRVGRLIGELLSEQGIPYLALESDAKLVKQMRAENAPVYFGDASRPELLRRLHLERAVAVVLTMDRTAAALHAVKGIRATSPNIRIAARARDEAHAQALRDAGATVVIPETLESGLQLAGSVFETLGVPGDVATRLLDQERARRIAVFRTS
- a CDS encoding asparaginase, encoding MPTLALIATGGTIAGAAASATDTTGYTAGALGADALLAAVPQLAGIAGIRAEQLFSLDSKNMAPAHWLVLGRRVQTLLDDDAIDGVVITHGTDTLEETAAFLALTHASAKPVVLTAAMRPATALSADGPMNLYSAACVAAHADSAGRGVLVSFGDAIYPALGVRKRETHRLDAFGGASAGAIGRTDPLRYFAPPAAAPRPLIALAPDLAELPRVDVLYIGAGTPPGLPDLLIADGARGLVLALPGNGSLPSAWEPPVAAAVARGIPVIRASRVGMGPIGRKAMDDRLGTHPAGELPASQARVALMLALAGGDATALDRLLADDYIP